The Deltaproteobacteria bacterium genome window below encodes:
- a CDS encoding argininosuccinate synthase has protein sequence MSDKKVSKVVLAYSGGLDTSVILKWLVETYRCEVICFTADLGQGTGELDGLEKKCKATGGSKLYVDDLREEFVRDFVFPMLKVNAVYEGSYYLGTSIARPLIAKRQIEIAIKEGADAVSHGATGKGNDQVRFELTYYALKPEITVVAPWREWKFAGRQDLIAYCQEHRIPVEATAEKPFSTDRNLLHISYEGGILEDPWFESTPDMYRLAVPPEKAPDKPEYIEVDYEKGIPVAINGERLGPAALLARANETGGRHGVGRVDLVENRFVGMKSRGVYETPGGAILHAAHRAVESITMDREAMHLRDELMPRFAELVYNGFWYSPEREALTALVDSTQQNVTGTARLKLYKGGIYTAGRKSPCSLYDPQLSTFEKDRVYNQRDAEGFIRLNALRLRTLARMKSKR, from the coding sequence ATGTCCGACAAGAAAGTCAGCAAGGTCGTCCTGGCCTATTCCGGCGGCCTCGACACGAGCGTCATCCTCAAGTGGCTCGTGGAAACCTACCGGTGCGAGGTCATCTGCTTCACGGCGGACCTGGGCCAGGGGACCGGCGAACTCGACGGACTCGAAAAGAAGTGCAAGGCCACCGGCGGATCGAAGCTTTACGTGGACGACCTGCGCGAGGAGTTCGTGCGGGATTTCGTTTTCCCCATGCTGAAGGTGAACGCGGTCTATGAGGGATCGTACTACCTCGGCACCTCGATCGCCCGGCCGCTGATCGCCAAGCGCCAGATCGAGATCGCCATCAAGGAAGGCGCCGACGCCGTTTCCCACGGCGCCACCGGAAAGGGCAACGACCAGGTACGGTTCGAGCTCACCTACTACGCGCTGAAGCCGGAGATCACCGTCGTCGCTCCCTGGCGCGAATGGAAGTTCGCCGGGCGGCAGGATCTCATCGCCTACTGCCAGGAGCACCGGATTCCGGTCGAGGCGACCGCCGAAAAGCCGTTCTCCACGGACCGGAACCTCCTGCACATCTCGTACGAGGGCGGCATCCTCGAAGACCCGTGGTTCGAGAGCACCCCGGACATGTACCGGCTGGCCGTTCCGCCCGAGAAGGCCCCGGACAAGCCCGAATATATCGAGGTAGATTACGAAAAGGGGATTCCCGTCGCCATCAACGGGGAGCGGCTGGGGCCGGCGGCGCTGCTTGCCAGGGCCAACGAAACCGGCGGCCGCCACGGCGTGGGCCGCGTGGACCTGGTGGAAAACCGGTTCGTCGGAATGAAGTCGCGGGGCGTGTACGAAACACCGGGCGGGGCGATTCTTCACGCCGCCCACCGGGCCGTCGAATCGATCACGATGGACCGCGAGGCGATGCACCTTCGTGACGAACTGATGCCCCGGTTTGCCGAACTCGTCTACAACGGGTTCTGGTATTCGCCCGAACGCGAGGCGCTCACGGCCCTTGTCGATTCGACGCAGCAGAACGTCACCGGGACGGCGCGCCTCAAGCTGTACAAGGGCGGCATCTACACGGCCGGGCGCAAGAGCCCCTGCTCCCTGTACGATCCGCAGCTTTCGACGTTCGAGAAGGACCGCGTGTACAACCAGCGGGACGCCGAAGGATTCATCCGGCTGAACGCGCTGCGGCTCCGGACCCTCGCCCGGATGAAATCGAAGCGGTAG
- a CDS encoding YicC family protein — protein sequence MPRSMTGFGRAQGVLAGRQISCEIRAVNSRNLDAKIRLPGSLQVLEGKLSDQVRSRLHRGRIDVTLDEQVIAGEGKPLSIDTGLAEHYLREFVDLANSLHLKVDPDKLFGLVVGQRDVVKLPRFEVSEAVAAQVTEIVARALDDLDRVRTVEGEHLAADLRQRLETIASHLGAIREAKPETVQGLRERIQKRLDELRMDLKLDEARLVQEIVYWTDRADITEEIVRLESHLAKARGLLDGKEPCGRKLDFLIQEMYREFNTIGSKAQNTSVAHLVVEMKSEIERIREQVQNLE from the coding sequence ATGCCGAGAAGCATGACCGGATTCGGGCGGGCTCAGGGGGTTCTCGCGGGCCGCCAGATCAGTTGCGAGATCCGCGCCGTCAACAGCCGCAACCTCGACGCCAAGATCCGGCTCCCCGGTTCGCTCCAGGTTCTCGAAGGCAAGCTGTCCGACCAGGTGCGCTCGCGGCTCCACCGGGGCCGGATCGACGTAACGCTCGACGAACAGGTGATCGCCGGGGAGGGCAAACCCCTCAGCATCGACACGGGCCTCGCTGAACACTACCTCAGGGAGTTCGTGGACCTGGCGAACAGCCTCCACCTCAAGGTGGATCCCGACAAGCTGTTCGGGCTTGTGGTGGGCCAGCGGGACGTGGTGAAGCTCCCGCGCTTCGAGGTGTCGGAGGCGGTGGCCGCGCAGGTGACGGAGATTGTCGCCCGTGCGCTTGATGACCTCGACCGGGTCCGCACTGTCGAGGGAGAACACCTGGCAGCCGACCTCCGCCAGCGTCTCGAAACGATCGCCAGCCATCTGGGAGCCATACGGGAAGCGAAACCGGAGACGGTCCAGGGGCTCCGCGAACGCATACAGAAGCGGCTGGACGAGCTCCGCATGGACCTCAAGCTGGACGAGGCGCGGCTGGTGCAGGAGATCGTCTACTGGACCGACCGGGCCGACATCACCGAGGAGATCGTCCGGCTGGAAAGCCACCTCGCCAAGGCACGCGGGCTCCTGGATGGGAAGGAGCCGTGCGGCCGCAAGCTCGACTTTCTCATCCAGGAAATGTACCGGGAGTTCAACACGATCGGCTCCAAGGCGCAGAACACCTCCGTGGCGCATCTGGTGGTCGAGATGAAAAGCGAGATCGAGCGAATCCGTGAGCAGGTCCAGAACCTCGAATAG
- the mltG gene encoding endolytic transglycosylase MltG has translation MNPEPKSPPSGSAFWRLLLAAFLVMLVAAGAAGLEAFRFLNTAPNPLATEKVRFEIPFGTPAPGVARQLKELGLITEERHFYWYIRARQAAIKAGEYEMAPSLKPPEVLKLLESGMVVWHEFRFPEGITGWEVARRLAADGFGAEAEFVALIYSPEFAAELGIPSDRIEGYLFPAVHRFSKPFRPAGILRQMVQALRNNVPASLIEEGRARGLKDFHEILTLASIIEKETGLASERTVISSVFHNRLVKRMRLQTDPTVIYGLLPFFDGNIRRDDLTRDHPYNTYTRAGLPPGPIAQPGLASIEAAVRPADTEYLFFVSRNDGSHVFTRTYAEHNEAVAYWQMNAARRRMMREKAKERAAPGP, from the coding sequence TTGAACCCTGAACCAAAGTCTCCCCCGTCCGGCAGCGCCTTCTGGCGGCTGCTGCTCGCCGCTTTCCTGGTGATGCTCGTCGCTGCCGGGGCCGCGGGCCTGGAGGCGTTCCGCTTCCTGAACACGGCGCCCAACCCGCTCGCCACGGAAAAAGTGAGGTTCGAGATACCGTTCGGTACGCCGGCTCCGGGTGTCGCCCGGCAACTGAAGGAACTGGGACTCATCACCGAGGAACGGCATTTCTACTGGTACATCCGCGCCCGGCAGGCGGCGATCAAGGCCGGCGAGTACGAAATGGCGCCTTCGCTGAAACCGCCGGAAGTCCTGAAGCTGCTGGAATCGGGCATGGTCGTCTGGCACGAGTTCCGCTTCCCGGAAGGCATCACCGGCTGGGAAGTGGCGCGGCGGCTGGCGGCGGACGGTTTCGGCGCCGAGGCGGAGTTTGTGGCCCTCATCTACTCGCCGGAGTTTGCCGCCGAACTGGGCATCCCGTCGGACCGGATCGAGGGGTATCTCTTTCCGGCGGTTCACAGGTTTTCCAAACCGTTCCGCCCGGCCGGCATCCTGCGCCAGATGGTGCAGGCGCTCCGCAACAACGTGCCTGCATCCCTGATCGAGGAGGGCCGCGCCCGCGGACTGAAGGACTTCCACGAGATCCTCACGCTGGCGTCAATCATCGAGAAGGAAACGGGGCTCGCCAGCGAGCGGACGGTCATCAGTTCGGTGTTCCACAACCGGCTGGTGAAAAGGATGCGGCTCCAGACCGACCCGACTGTAATCTACGGCCTTCTGCCGTTCTTCGACGGCAACATCCGCCGCGACGACCTTACCCGGGACCATCCGTACAACACCTACACCCGTGCCGGGCTCCCGCCGGGGCCCATAGCCCAGCCGGGGCTGGCGTCCATCGAGGCGGCGGTGCGTCCGGCCGATACCGAATACCTGTTTTTCGTCTCGCGCAACGACGGCTCGCATGTGTTTACCCGTACCTACGCCGAGCACAATGAGGCGGTCGCCTACTGGCAGATGAACGCCGCCCGGCGGCGGATGATGCGCGAGAAGGCGAAGGAACGTGCCGCGCCGGGGCCGTGA
- the cysS gene encoding cysteine--tRNA ligase: MPLRLYNTLTRKLEPFEPMAPPKVGVYACGITAYDLSHLGHARALVTYDLVVRYLKHLGYQVTFVRNFTDIDDKIIARANEKGEDPKALAERFIGEFHTDTAKLNLLRPDHEPRATEVMDAIIELTQRLISRGMAYAADGDVFFAVESFKTYGKLSGKALEDLVAGARVDVNRVKRNPLDFNLWKASKPGEPSWDSPWGRGRPGWHIECSAMSMGILGETFDIHMGGLDLIFPHHENEIAQSEGCTGKPFARYWIHNGFVNINQEKMSKSLGNFFTLRDLLGKYPGEVLRAYILGTHHTKPLDYSDDELKQAESGLKKLYETLAHCQELLKRRCPDDPRAVPTPQEQKLLDQIAALPGQISEFMDDDFNAAGSLGAVQGARRAVNEYLLAHDFRATPVSCRIAEGLLAVVPLVRDILGILYQEPKAFLDDLGSRVQAASGITEPEILALIGERKAARAAKNFARADEIRKELDAKGVEIKDSPQGTTWNWRR, encoded by the coding sequence ATGCCGCTACGCCTCTACAACACGCTCACCCGGAAGCTGGAGCCGTTCGAACCGATGGCCCCGCCGAAGGTCGGCGTCTATGCCTGCGGGATCACGGCCTACGATCTCAGCCATCTCGGCCATGCCAGGGCGCTCGTCACCTATGACCTCGTGGTCCGGTACCTGAAACACCTCGGATACCAGGTCACGTTCGTCCGCAACTTCACCGACATTGACGACAAGATCATCGCCCGCGCCAACGAGAAGGGCGAAGACCCCAAGGCGCTGGCCGAGCGGTTCATCGGAGAGTTCCATACCGACACGGCGAAGCTGAACCTGCTCCGGCCGGACCACGAGCCCCGTGCGACCGAGGTGATGGACGCGATCATCGAACTGACGCAGAGGCTCATCAGCCGGGGCATGGCCTATGCCGCCGACGGCGACGTCTTCTTCGCGGTCGAATCGTTCAAGACCTACGGCAAGCTGTCCGGGAAGGCGCTGGAAGACCTGGTGGCGGGCGCCCGCGTGGACGTGAACCGCGTCAAGCGCAACCCCCTCGACTTCAACCTCTGGAAGGCGTCCAAGCCGGGCGAGCCATCGTGGGATTCGCCGTGGGGCAGGGGGCGGCCCGGCTGGCACATCGAATGCTCGGCCATGTCGATGGGGATTCTCGGCGAGACATTCGACATCCACATGGGCGGCCTGGACCTGATCTTCCCGCACCACGAGAACGAAATCGCCCAGAGCGAGGGCTGTACCGGCAAGCCGTTCGCCCGCTACTGGATCCACAACGGGTTCGTGAACATCAACCAGGAGAAGATGTCGAAGTCGCTGGGCAATTTCTTCACGCTGCGCGACCTGCTGGGGAAATATCCCGGCGAGGTGCTGCGGGCCTACATCCTCGGCACCCATCACACCAAGCCGCTCGACTATTCGGACGACGAGCTGAAGCAGGCCGAGAGCGGTCTGAAAAAGCTCTACGAAACCCTCGCCCACTGCCAGGAACTGCTGAAGCGCCGCTGCCCGGACGACCCCAGGGCGGTCCCGACCCCGCAGGAACAGAAGCTGCTGGACCAGATCGCCGCGCTGCCGGGGCAGATCAGTGAGTTCATGGACGACGACTTCAACGCCGCGGGTTCGCTCGGTGCCGTCCAGGGTGCCCGCCGGGCGGTGAACGAATACCTGCTGGCCCATGACTTCCGGGCGACGCCCGTCTCCTGCCGGATCGCCGAGGGGCTGCTCGCCGTGGTGCCGCTGGTGCGGGACATTCTGGGTATCCTCTATCAGGAGCCGAAGGCGTTTCTGGACGATCTGGGCAGCCGGGTGCAGGCGGCTTCCGGCATCACCGAGCCGGAAATCCTCGCGCTGATCGGGGAACGCAAGGCCGCCCGGGCGGCAAAGAACTTCGCCCGCGCCGACGAGATCCGCAAGGAACTCGATGCGAAGGGCGTCGAGATCAAGGACAGCCCCCAGGGAACCACCTGGAACTGGCGCCGCTGA
- a CDS encoding HEAT repeat domain-containing protein, which yields MRRRRSALLLLAFIAGRADVAVLRAADAADASYQGKPVSHWQRQLSAATPQDRWNATIALGETGPAASAAIPALTAAFKDKDERVQAGAAAALAKIGKPAVPALIELARKGDRRQRRWALYALGRSASPEAFPVLIEAMNDRVDDVREKAAEGLHRAGLDGPDAVRIFSAAMKDTNSAVRFWAAFGLGDAGVPSGVPALTAALQDENKNVRAISCESLGKLGPASRAAVPALIERLQDDPYVQNFSILALGGIGPGAAAALSHLERLAEQSESRRVRHNAAWSIARIRGEDPGEPPTPPAKRPAP from the coding sequence ATGAGACGGCGCCGCTCCGCCCTTCTGCTCCTCGCTTTCATCGCGGGCCGGGCGGATGTGGCGGTGCTCCGGGCGGCCGATGCCGCCGATGCGTCCTATCAGGGCAAGCCCGTTTCCCACTGGCAGCGGCAACTGTCGGCCGCCACCCCGCAGGACCGGTGGAATGCCACCATCGCGCTTGGCGAGACCGGACCGGCGGCGTCAGCGGCGATTCCGGCGCTGACGGCCGCATTCAAGGACAAGGATGAACGGGTCCAGGCAGGAGCAGCCGCGGCGCTGGCGAAAATCGGCAAGCCGGCAGTCCCCGCACTGATCGAACTAGCCCGCAAGGGCGACCGCCGCCAGAGGCGATGGGCGCTCTATGCGCTCGGCAGGTCGGCCAGTCCCGAAGCATTCCCGGTCCTCATCGAGGCGATGAACGACCGGGTGGATGACGTGCGGGAGAAAGCGGCCGAGGGGCTGCACCGGGCGGGGCTGGACGGCCCCGATGCCGTCCGGATTTTCTCGGCGGCCATGAAGGACACAAACAGCGCTGTCCGGTTCTGGGCCGCCTTCGGACTGGGCGATGCCGGGGTTCCATCCGGTGTGCCCGCACTCACCGCCGCGCTGCAGGACGAGAACAAGAATGTCCGGGCCATCAGCTGCGAATCGCTCGGCAAGCTGGGACCGGCATCAAGGGCGGCGGTTCCTGCCCTGATCGAGCGCCTCCAGGATGACCCTTATGTGCAGAACTTCTCCATCCTGGCGCTCGGCGGAATCGGGCCCGGTGCGGCGGCCGCCCTCTCCCATCTGGAACGGCTGGCGGAGCAGTCCGAGAGCCGCCGTGTCCGGCACAATGCGGCCTGGTCGATTGCCCGCATCCGCGGGGAGGATCCCGGCGAGCCGCCAACACCCCCGGCGAAGCGGCCCGCACCATGA
- the gmk gene encoding guanylate kinase yields MSRSRTSNSRKAQARRGIVVVVAGPSGSGKSTLVKRLLNEDRRLGWSVSYTTRPRRPGERNGRDYHFVSQAEFQRMIRRGEFLEYAHVFGLNYYGTGKNWIRQQIARGRDILLEVDLEGARSIRRRLPGAILVFIEPPSMAELKRRLRNRKTDTPQQIRKRLRTAEREMRAAREFDYAVRNDEIDRALNGLKYIVGAERLRVQR; encoded by the coding sequence GTGAGCAGGTCCAGAACCTCGAATAGCCGGAAGGCACAGGCCCGCCGGGGCATTGTGGTGGTGGTCGCCGGTCCGTCAGGATCGGGAAAGTCCACGCTGGTGAAGCGGCTGCTGAACGAGGACCGGCGGCTCGGCTGGAGCGTCTCCTACACGACGCGCCCGCGCCGGCCGGGGGAGCGAAACGGCCGGGACTACCACTTTGTTTCGCAGGCGGAGTTCCAGCGGATGATCCGCCGGGGCGAGTTTCTCGAATACGCCCATGTGTTCGGGCTGAACTACTACGGCACGGGAAAGAACTGGATCCGGCAGCAGATCGCTCGCGGGCGCGACATCCTCCTGGAGGTGGACCTCGAAGGTGCACGCTCGATCCGCAGGCGGCTTCCGGGCGCCATTCTGGTGTTTATCGAGCCGCCGTCCATGGCGGAACTGAAGCGCCGCCTGCGAAACCGCAAGACCGACACGCCCCAGCAGATACGCAAGCGTCTCAGGACGGCCGAGCGGGAGATGAGGGCGGCGCGGGAGTTCGACTACGCGGTCCGCAATGACGAGATCGACCGGGCCCTCAACGGCCTCAAGTATATCGTCGGCGCGGAGCGTCTCCGGGTACAGCGGTAG
- a CDS encoding AI-2E family transporter, with protein sequence MDGPSRTPPDGDTLRLIERWIRFGLIFLALAVFVYLFLTLQRILVPFVISIILAYVLNPLVRVIEARAIRRSVAVTLLTGATTLVFAGAVYFGVPALAGEIEHIQSRLPEIAKDLKILALTIESELEEKYPMIGAQKVIGPAFEALEARSSELAAEIPKWLMAHADHIILLILVPFNVFFFLRDGDSWMRKLYNLLPNRYVETVLSVVEEINSSLGGYIRGLLIDGAIVGSLIAIGLYVFDVDYWLIIGLVTGIGNLVPYLGPILGFSTACMVALLGAGGTAVILKIIILFSIVKFLDDFFFQVLIVGASAHVHPVLVILSVFLGGYVLGIIGMVIAVPITVSIQVMIRILIERSRFPAMVAARERTLGEHWVC encoded by the coding sequence ATGGACGGACCCAGCCGCACACCCCCTGATGGCGACACGCTCCGGCTCATCGAGCGATGGATACGGTTCGGTCTCATCTTCCTTGCCCTGGCGGTTTTCGTCTACCTGTTCCTCACTCTCCAGCGGATTCTGGTCCCGTTCGTCATCTCGATCATCCTTGCCTACGTGCTGAACCCGCTGGTCCGCGTGATCGAGGCCCGCGCGATTCGCCGTTCCGTGGCGGTCACGCTGCTTACCGGCGCGACGACGCTTGTTTTTGCGGGGGCCGTCTATTTCGGCGTCCCGGCGCTGGCGGGTGAAATCGAGCACATCCAGTCCCGGCTGCCGGAGATCGCCAAGGACCTGAAGATTCTGGCCCTCACCATCGAGAGCGAGCTGGAAGAGAAGTATCCGATGATCGGGGCACAGAAGGTGATTGGTCCGGCGTTCGAGGCGCTGGAGGCCCGCAGTTCCGAACTGGCGGCCGAGATTCCCAAGTGGCTCATGGCCCACGCCGATCACATCATCCTGCTGATACTGGTGCCGTTCAACGTCTTCTTCTTCCTGCGCGACGGGGACTCCTGGATGCGGAAGCTGTACAACCTGCTCCCGAACCGCTACGTGGAGACGGTCCTGTCCGTCGTCGAGGAGATCAACTCCTCTCTGGGCGGCTACATCCGCGGGCTTCTCATTGACGGAGCCATCGTGGGGAGCCTCATTGCCATCGGCCTCTACGTGTTCGACGTGGACTACTGGCTGATCATCGGACTGGTCACGGGCATCGGGAACCTGGTGCCCTACCTTGGGCCGATCCTGGGGTTCTCGACCGCCTGCATGGTGGCGCTGCTGGGAGCCGGCGGAACGGCCGTCATCCTCAAGATCATCATCCTGTTCAGCATCGTGAAGTTTCTCGATGACTTCTTCTTCCAGGTGCTGATCGTCGGCGCTTCCGCCCATGTGCATCCGGTGCTGGTGATCCTGAGCGTGTTTCTCGGCGGATATGTGCTTGGCATCATCGGCATGGTGATCGCCGTCCCGATCACCGTCAGCATCCAGGTGATGATCCGGATCCTGATCGAACGCTCCCGCTTCCCCGCGATGGTGGCGGCCCGCGAGCGGACCCTGGGCGAGCACTGGGTCTGCTAG
- a CDS encoding alpha/beta hydrolase — protein MTPFQKLSFEPQHDEMHSCRTDDGWRIALYRYRPKGGAAEAQENRQPVLLVHGGASTRFAWDLGDGIGFAPWLAARGHDVWTVDLRGRKRAGGRLGRVKLPQWTFDHLVEFDLPAVIRAVRSKTGADSIHYVGHSMGGMIGYCYLIRYDGQGISRMVTLGSSAVMHGVPPWVANLRSVFYRLGPDLRIDLLAKLGALFIDRLPARYFRSAANPDNVDREVLARYLWRGVAAIPSRKAAHFARIAGEGGLVTRDGRVRYFELLHRIETPVFVVAGSIDRLVDVKAARETWEKIGSRQKRWRVLGRAHGEREDYAHGDLLWGRHAGEELFPDIERFLWSGKAQLRQVV, from the coding sequence GTGACGCCTTTCCAGAAGCTATCCTTCGAGCCGCAGCACGACGAAATGCACTCGTGCCGGACCGATGACGGCTGGCGGATCGCCCTGTACCGGTACCGGCCGAAAGGCGGGGCCGCGGAAGCGCAGGAGAACCGGCAGCCGGTCCTGCTCGTCCACGGCGGGGCCTCGACCCGGTTTGCCTGGGATCTGGGCGACGGCATCGGCTTCGCGCCGTGGCTGGCGGCGCGGGGACACGACGTCTGGACGGTGGACCTCCGGGGCCGCAAGCGCGCCGGCGGCCGTTTGGGGCGCGTGAAGCTCCCCCAGTGGACCTTCGATCATCTGGTCGAGTTCGACCTCCCGGCGGTCATCCGTGCCGTCCGCTCGAAAACCGGCGCGGACAGCATCCACTACGTCGGCCACTCGATGGGCGGCATGATCGGCTACTGCTACCTGATCCGGTACGACGGGCAGGGAATCAGCCGGATGGTGACGCTGGGTTCGTCGGCCGTCATGCATGGCGTCCCGCCGTGGGTGGCGAACCTCAGGTCGGTCTTCTACCGGCTGGGGCCGGACCTGCGGATAGACCTGCTGGCCAAGCTCGGTGCCCTGTTCATCGACCGGCTGCCGGCGCGGTATTTCCGCAGCGCCGCGAACCCGGACAACGTGGACCGCGAGGTTCTCGCCCGGTACCTCTGGCGCGGCGTGGCGGCGATCCCGTCGCGCAAGGCCGCCCACTTCGCCCGGATCGCCGGGGAGGGCGGGCTCGTCACCCGTGACGGCCGGGTCCGGTATTTTGAACTCCTCCACCGGATCGAAACCCCGGTATTCGTTGTGGCCGGTTCCATCGACCGGCTGGTGGATGTGAAGGCGGCCCGCGAGACCTGGGAGAAGATCGGCTCCCGCCAGAAACGCTGGCGCGTCCTGGGCCGTGCCCACGGCGAGCGCGAGGACTACGCCCACGGGGATCTGTTGTGGGGCCGCCATGCGGGCGAGGAGCTTTTCCCCGACATCGAGCGGTTCCTCTGGAGCGGGAAGGCCCAGCTCCGGCAGGTGGTCTGA
- a CDS encoding cyclic nucleotide-binding domain-containing protein, with the protein MSSPVSDLFERVFRPVRDPKLAERIAFLQTLSLLKDLTATQAGKLLTECVERGYGPGDTIFSEGDQGNALFIIVSGFVAITKKNESGESTTLVNLGPGTHFGELALLDALPRSASAIAIDQTTVLILYKANFDALVSRRTDIGLPIMTAVAENLARQVRRLNEQVYRMKTDKPAG; encoded by the coding sequence ATGTCCAGTCCGGTCAGCGACCTTTTCGAACGGGTGTTCCGGCCCGTGCGCGATCCGAAACTCGCCGAGCGGATCGCCTTTCTCCAGACGCTCTCGCTCCTGAAAGACCTCACGGCAACGCAGGCGGGCAAGCTCCTTACCGAATGTGTCGAGCGGGGCTACGGGCCCGGCGACACGATCTTTTCCGAAGGCGACCAGGGAAATGCGCTGTTCATCATCGTGAGCGGCTTCGTGGCCATCACGAAGAAGAACGAGAGCGGCGAGAGCACCACGCTGGTGAACCTCGGCCCCGGCACCCACTTCGGCGAACTGGCGCTTCTGGACGCGCTCCCGCGCTCGGCGAGCGCCATCGCCATCGACCAGACGACGGTCCTGATCCTCTACAAGGCGAACTTCGATGCGCTGGTTTCCCGGCGGACGGACATCGGCCTGCCGATCATGACAGCCGTGGCGGAAAACCTCGCCCGGCAGGTCCGGCGGCTGAACGAGCAGGTTTACCGCATGAAGACCGACAAGCCGGCGGGATAA
- a CDS encoding ATP-binding cassette domain-containing protein: MIEIRNVTRSFGELRLLDNVSLRVNAGETVVLIGPSGHGKSVLLKICAGLVQPDSGEVFIDGKSITRAKGLELDGIRNRMGMLFQNYALFDSMNVYDNLAFPLRSTDNLPEGKIRERVMHALSLVKLSHAAELRISELSGGMKKRVGIARAWIRNPEIILYDEPTAGLDPVTGERINTYIKDFARQGSITALVVTQEMLSAFSVAHRLAFLYNGKILQCDTPERMRESNVPEVRQFINGLREGPLSYTMVKRRETM; this comes from the coding sequence TTGATCGAAATCCGCAATGTCACCAGGAGCTTTGGCGAACTCCGCCTGCTCGACAACGTCAGCCTGAGGGTCAATGCGGGCGAAACGGTCGTGCTGATTGGCCCATCCGGTCACGGAAAGAGCGTCCTCCTCAAGATCTGCGCGGGCCTCGTCCAGCCGGATTCGGGCGAAGTATTCATTGACGGCAAGTCGATCACCCGTGCGAAGGGACTCGAACTGGACGGCATCCGCAACCGCATGGGGATGCTGTTCCAGAACTACGCCCTGTTCGATTCCATGAATGTTTACGACAACCTGGCGTTCCCCCTGCGGTCCACCGACAATCTGCCGGAGGGCAAGATCCGCGAGCGCGTGATGCATGCCCTGTCGCTCGTCAAGCTCTCCCATGCCGCGGAGCTCAGGATCAGCGAGCTGTCGGGCGGCATGAAAAAGCGCGTCGGTATCGCCCGCGCCTGGATCCGCAACCCCGAGATCATCCTCTACGACGAGCCGACGGCCGGCCTGGATCCGGTGACTGGCGAGCGGATCAACACCTACATCAAGGATTTCGCCAGGCAGGGGAGCATCACCGCCCTTGTCGTGACGCAGGAGATGCTCTCGGCCTTCTCGGTCGCGCACCGGCTGGCCTTCCTCTACAACGGGAAGATCCTGCAGTGCGACACTCCCGAACGGATGCGCGAGTCCAATGTCCCCGAGGTCCGCCAGTTCATCAACGGCCTGCGTGAGGGCCCCCTGAGCTACACCATGGTCAAGCGCCGGGAGACGATGTGA
- the ruvX gene encoding Holliday junction resolvase RuvX: MSVDWGERRVGVAIGDDEGISVRPLEVIGRRSDSQVMDELARIVTGREISRIVVGAPYNMDGSRGPAFERVLKVALTMEGRLRRPVLMLDERLTSSAAEAVSGRKPGGALDDVAAAILLESFFRDPAKAVKPQQIGRRPD; encoded by the coding sequence ATGTCCGTAGACTGGGGTGAAAGGCGTGTGGGGGTCGCTATCGGCGATGACGAGGGGATTTCGGTGCGCCCGCTGGAGGTGATTGGCCGCCGGTCGGATTCGCAGGTGATGGACGAACTGGCCCGTATCGTCACCGGCCGCGAGATCAGCCGGATCGTCGTGGGCGCGCCCTACAACATGGACGGAAGCCGGGGGCCTGCCTTTGAGCGGGTGCTGAAGGTGGCGCTCACCATGGAAGGCCGTCTGCGGCGGCCCGTGCTGATGCTGGACGAACGGCTGACCAGTTCGGCGGCCGAAGCGGTATCCGGCCGGAAGCCGGGCGGGGCGCTGGATGATGTCGCCGCCGCGATTTTGCTCGAATCATTTTTCCGTGACCCCGCGAAAGCGGTAAAACCACAGCAGATTGGACGGCGGCCGGATTGA